A genomic region of Hippoglossus hippoglossus isolate fHipHip1 chromosome 8, fHipHip1.pri, whole genome shotgun sequence contains the following coding sequences:
- the rab40c gene encoding ras-related protein Rab-40C has product MGSQGSPVKSYDYLLKFLLVGDSDVGKGEILDSLQDGSAESPYAYSSGIDYKTTTILLDGRRVKLELWDTSGQGRFCTIFRSYSRGAQGILLVYDITNRWSFDGIDRWIREIDEHAPGVPRILVGNRLHLAFKRQVPTEQARAYAEKNGMTFFEVSPLCNFNVIESFTELSRIVLMRHGMEKFWRPNRVFSLQDLCCRAIVSCTPVHLIDKLPLPVAIKSHLKSFSMANGMNAVMMHGRSYSLANPSGGSKGNSLKRSKSIRPPQSPPQNCTRNNCKIS; this is encoded by the exons ATGGGCAGCCAGGGCAGCCCGGTGAAAAGCTACGACTACCTTCTGAAGTTCCTCCTGGTTGGAGACAGCGATGTTGGAAAAGGCGAGATCCTGGACAGCCTGCAAGACGGATCGGCCGAGTCCCCATATGCTTATAGCAGCG gTATCGATTATAAAACCACCACCATTCTCCTGGACGGGAGAAGAGTGAAGCTGGAGCTCTG GGACACCTCAGGACAGGGGAGGTTCTGCACCATTTTCCGCTCTTATTCCCGCGGGGCTCAG GGGATCCTGCTGGTGTATGACATTACCAACCGGTGGTCATTTGATGGCATCGACAGGTGGATCAGAGAGATTGATgag catgcaccagGCGTGCCTCGAATCCTCGTAGGCAACCGGCTACATCTGGCCTTCAAACGGCAAGTTCCCACTGAGCAGGCCAGGGCATATGCCGAGAAGAACGGCATGACGTTCTTCGAGGTGAGCCCTCTGTGCAACTTCAACGTCATCGAGTCCTTCACAGAGCTATCTCGTATCGTCCTGATGAGGCATGGCATGGAGAAGTTCTGGAGGCCCAACAGAG TCTTCAGCCTCCAGGACCTCTGCTGCCGAGCCATTGTGTCATGCACCCCAGTCCACCTCATCGACAAGCTCCCGCTGCCTGTTGCCATTAAGTCCCACCTCAAATCCTTCTCCATGGCCAATGGCATGAACGCCGTCATGATGCATGGACGCTCTTACTCCCTGGCCAACCCATCCGGTGGCTCTAAAGGCAACAGCCTGAAGCGCTCCAAGTCCATCCGTCCACCGCAGAGCCCTCCGCAGAACTGCACCCGCAACAACTGTAAAATCTCCTAa